One region of Vespa crabro chromosome 15, iyVesCrab1.2, whole genome shotgun sequence genomic DNA includes:
- the LOC124429391 gene encoding NADH dehydrogenase [ubiquinone] flavoprotein 1, mitochondrial, which translates to MAGAIVRCFKIPKRQLGLFGSTLTNQQQRSFADAAPEGKKVGGPLADEDRIFTNLYGRHDWRLKGALKRGDWYKTKEILDKGADWIINEIKVSGLRGRGGAGFPSGMKWSFMNKPSDGRPKYLVINGDEGEPGTCKDREILRHDPHKLVEGCLIAGRAMGACAAYIYIRGEFYNEASNMQVAIAEAYQAGLIGKNACGSGYNFDIFVQRGAGAYICGEETALIESIEGKQGKPRLKPPFPADVGLFGCPTTVTNVETVAVAPTICRRGGAWFASFGRPRNHGTKLFNISGHVNNPCTVEEEMSIPLKELIERHAGGVIGGWDNLLGVIPGGSSTPVIPKSVCDTVLLDFDDLIRVQSAFGTAAVIVMNKQTDIIKAITRLISFYKHESCGQCTPCREGISWMYKILQRFQKGNAEDHEIDMLWELTKQIELHTICALADGAAWPVQGLIRHFRPEIEARMKQKQEAACN; encoded by the exons ATGGCGGGTGCCATAGTACGCTGTTTTAAGATTCCAAAGAGGCAATTAG GTCTCTTTGGATCGACATTAACTAATCAGCAACAGAGATCCTTTGCTGATGCTGCACCTGAGGGAAAA AAAGTCGGTGGTCCTTTGGCCGATGAAGATCGTATCTTTACCAATTTATATGGCAGACATGATTGGAGGTTAAAGGGTGCATTGAAGAGGGGCGATTGGTAtaagacaaaagaaatattagataAGGGAGCAGATTGGATCATCAATGAGATTAAGGTTTCAGGATTAAGAGGCCGAGGGGGAGCTGGTTTTCCCTCTGGCATGAAATGGTCCTTTATGAATAAACCATCAGATGGAAGGCCAAAGTATTTAGTAATTAATGGAGATGAAGGAGAACCAGGAACATGTAAAGATCGTGAAATTTTGCGACATGATCCGCACAAACTCGTAGAGGGTTGTTTAATCGCTGGTCGTGCTATGGGAGCTTGTGCagcatacatttatattcgtGGTGAATTTTATAACGAAGCATCAAATATGCAAGTTGCTATTGCAGAAGCTTATCAAGCAGGATTAATTGGAAAGAATGCTTGCGGTTCTGGTTATAATTTTGACATCTTCGTACAACGTGGAGCAGGAGCATATATATGCGGAGAAGAGACAGCTCTTATCGAGTCTATCGAAGGAAAGCAGGGTAAACCTAGACTAAAGCCACCTTTTCCGGCAGACGTCGGTTTATTTGGATGTCCAACTACAGTTACCAATGTTGAGACAGTAGCAGTAGCACCG ACAATATGCCGTCGAGGTGGTGCTTGGTTTGCATCATTTGGAAGGCCACGTAATCATGGTACCAAACTCTTCAATATTTCTGGCCACGTAAATAATCCCTGCACTGTAGAAGAAGAGATGTCCATTCCTTTGAAAGAATTAATCGAAAGACATGCAGGAGGTGTAATCGGTGGTTGGGATAATTTATTAGGTGTAATTCCTGGAGGATCTTCAACTCCAGTCATTCCAAAGAG cGTCTGCGATACTGTACTATTAGATTTTGATGATCTTATTCGTGTACAAAGTGCATTTGGAACAGCTGCAGTCATTGTAATGAACAAGCAAACTGATATTATCAAAGCTATAACTCGTTTGATTAGCTTTTATAAACATGAATCTTGCGGTCAGTGTACACCTTGTCGCGAAGGCATAAGTTGgatgtataaaattttacaaag GTTCCAAAAAGGAAACGCTGAAGATCATGAGATAGATATGCTTTGGGAATTAACTAAGCAAATTGAATTGCACACGATTTGTGCTTTAGCCGATGGTGCTGCGTGGCCTGTTCAAGGACTCATTCGGCACTTTAGACCTGAAATCGAAGCTCGCATGAAACAAAAACAGGAAGCTGCGTGTAATTAA
- the LOC124429388 gene encoding BMP-binding endothelial regulator protein has protein sequence MELVSLTSSTPLALALALAFLSTARRCDGASESIIGSRETCDVEGEDFTVDKIPNTRCFNCICKNGFVECLKHQCPSTEGCYTLLESRDDECCHRCKGCLRNGVYHESETEWTEGNDPCRIFTCKAGVITESRLRCYTPCSKPIPAAPGQCCPVCPGCYVNGQKVTAERSVTTTEDPCVTCRCNMGRLTCAKQACPVLHCPASRIVHESGDCCPHCKGSGRFLSPPKGACMLGTAVHNSGSQFYVDECTRCICTNSVISCTKETCPVLECTSEHQITLPSRCCPQCPLVEESRASCTYGGRTYGDGETWKLDSCKACACMQGKVRCAMPMCPPLNLPCPPNSRLEHPEGQCCPRCVESDGVCTVFGDPHYRTFDGKFFSFKGACKYQLASDCVGHTFSIRVTNDAGSTRSSAWTKTIAMKIGDLKVNLGQKMKVKVNGKKVNVPYSVPNKLDVNRTADSIIVNTQIGIKVLWDGISFLEISASTSYRGRLCGLCGNFNSLPKDDFTTRRGRLLQDPQPFGQSWAVGAKKMCSRSRTINPERERRCRGRKDHRLCNRLRSQIFDPCHKKVNPTMYYKACLQDMCECPTEHCYCESFMAYVHECKRLGIQLPHWRKSTRCRTVWDQSNDPVPLSKRLH, from the exons atggagTTGGTATCGTTAACCTCATCGACACCCTTGGCGTTGGCTTTGGCCCTGGCCTTTCTATCAACGGCACGTCGTTGCGATGGTGCATCAGAAAGTATCATAG GAAGCAGGGAGACGTGCGACGTCGAGGGCGAAGATTTCACCGTCGACAAGATCCCAAACACAAGGTGTTTCAATTGCATTTGTAAG AACGGATTCGTTGAGTGTTTGAAGCATCAATGTCCCAGTACCGAAGGTTGTTATACCCTACTGGAATCCCGGGACGACGAGTGTTGCCACAGGTGCAAAG GCTGCCTACGAAATGGAGTTTATCACGAGTCCGAGACAGAGTGGACCGAAGGAAATGACCCATGCCGGATCTTCACTTGTAAAGCTGGGGTTATCACCGAATCTAGGCTACGATGTTACACGCCTTGTTCAAAACCAATACCAGCTGCGCCTGGCCAATGTTGTCCTGTATGTCcag GATGTTACGTGAACGGTCAAAAAGTAACGGCAGAGAGATCTGTCACCACAACCGAGGATCCCTGTGTGACCTGTAGATGTAACATGGGCCGATTAACTTGCGCCAAACAAGCCTGTCCTGTTCTTCATTGTCCAGCTTCTAGAATCGTTCATGAATCCGGAGATTGTTGTCCTCATTGCAAAG GCAGTGGAAGATTTTTATCACCTCCTAAAGGTGCTTGCATGTTGGGTACAGCCGTTCATAATTCTGGTTCTCAATTTTACGTCGACGAGTGTACACGTTGCATTTGTACCAATTCCGTGATATCATGCACAAAGGAAACATGCCCGGTATTGGAATGCACCAGCGAGCATCAGATAACATTGCCAAGTCGTTGTTGTCCTCAATGTCCTTTAGTCGAGGAAAGTCGGGCATCTTGCACGTACGGCGGCAGAACTTATGGG GATGGCGAAACTTGGAAGCTTGATTCCTGCAAGGCATGCGCTTGCATGCAGGGTAAGGTACGATGCGCTATGCCGATGTGTCCACCATTGAACCTACCGTGTCCACCAAATTCGAGATTGGAGCATCCCGAAGGACAGTGTTGTCCTCGTTGCGTGGAAA GTGATGGTGTGTGTACTGTGTTTGGTGACCCCCATTACCGCACCTTCGACGGTAAATTCTTTAGCTTCAAAGGCGCGTGCAAGTATCAATTGGCTAGCGACTGCGTCGGACATACGTTTAGCATACGCGTGACGAATGACGCAGGCTCGACGAGATCTTCGGCATGGACGAAAACGATAGCCATGAag ATCGGCGATCTTAAGGTGAATCTGGGTCAGAAGATGAAGGTAAAAGTGAACGGTAAGAAGGTCAACGTGCCGTACAGCGTGCCAAACAAGCTCGACGTTAACAGAACGGCCGACAGCATAATCGTAAATACACAGATTGGTATTAAAGTTCTTTGGGATGGTATAAGTTTCCTTGAGATATCAGCGTCTACATCGTACAGAGGTAGATTATGCGGATTATGTGGAAACTTTAATTCTTTACCGAAAGACGATTTCACGACACGACGTGGtagattattacaagatcCTCAACCGTTCGGTCAATCCTGGGCCGTTGGGGCAAAGAAGATGTGCTCTCGTTCACGGACAATTAATCCAGAAAGGGAGAGACGTTGTAGAGGGAGGAAGGATCATCG ATTGTGCAATCGCTTAAGGTCGCAGATCTTTGATCCCTGCCATAAGAAAGTCAATCCAACGATGTACTATAAAGCATGTCTTCAGGATATGTGCGAGTGCCCGACCGAGCACTGTTATTGCGAGTCTTTCATGGCGTACGTTCACGAGTGCAAGAGATTGGGTATACAGTTGCCACATTGGAGGAAATCTACGAGATGTCGTACCGTTTGGGATCAATCGAATGATCCTGTGCCTTTGAGCAAACGTTTGCATTAA